The Pseudomonas sp. MPC6 nucleotide sequence ATCGCCTACGACATGCTCGGCCATGGCGCCAGCCCGCGTCCGGCCAGCGGCACCCCCCTGCTCGGCTATGCCGACCAGTTGCTGGAACTGCTCGACCACCTGCAGTTGCCCCAGGCGACGGTGATCGGCTTTTCCATGGGCGGGCTGGTGGCGCGGGCGTTTGCCTTGCACTACCCGCAGCGCCTGCAACGCCTGGTGGTGCTCAACAGCGTGTTCAATCGCAGCCCCGAGCAGCGTGCCGGCGTCATCGCCCGCACCGCCCAGGCGGCCGAGCACGGCCCGGATGCCAACGCCGAAGCCGCGCTGTCGCGCTGGTTCAGCCGCGAGTACCAGGCGGCCAACCCGGCGCAGATCGCCGCGTTGCGCCAGACCCTGGCCGACAATGACCCCCAGGGTTACCTGACCACTTACGAGCTGTTCGCGACCCAGGACATGTACCGCGCCGAGGACCTGGCGAGCATCCAGGTGCCGACCCTGGTCGCCACCGGCGAACTCGATCCGGGCTCGACACCGGAAATGGCCCGGCAACTGGCCGACCGCATTCCCGGTGCCACGGTTGCCGTGCTCGCCGAGCAGCGGCATATGATGCCGGTAGAATCGCCGCGCCTGGTCAACCAGCTGTTGCTGGAATTTATCGACAACGCGCACGCCCGACAAAACCAGATAAAGGGGATCGTTGCATGACTCTCGCCTCCTTCCAGATGTGCATCGGCGGTGAATGGGTCGATGCCCTGTCCGGCAAGACCTTTGAAAGCCTGAACCCGGCCCTGGCCGAACCCTGGGCGCAACTGCCCGATGCCGATGAAACCGATGTCGAACGCGCCGTACAGGCCGCGCAGACCGCCTTCGACAGCCCGGCCTGGCGCGGCCTGACCGCCACCGCCCGGGGCAAGCTGCTGCGGCGCCTGGGCGACCTGATCGCCGAAAACAAGGAACAACTGGCGCAGCTGGAAAGCCGTGACAACGGCAAGCTGATCCGCGAAACCCGCGGTCAGGTCGGCTACCTGCCGGAATTTTTCCACTACACCGCGGGCCTGGCCGACAAGCTCGAAGGCGGCACCCTGCCCCTGGACAAGCCGGACCTGTTTGCCTACACCGTGCACGAAGCCATGGGCGTGGTGGCGGCGATCATTCCCTGGAACAGCCCGCTGTACCTGACCGCGATCAAACTGGCCCCGGCCCTGGCCGCGGGCAACACCATCGTGATCAAACCGTCCGAGCACGCCTCGGCCACCATTCTGGAGCTGGCGCGCCTGGCACTGGAAGCCGGCATTCCACCGGGCGTGGTCAACGTGGTCACCGGCTACGGTCCGAGCACCGGCGCAGCCCTGACCCGTCATCCGCTGGTGCGCAAGATCGCCTTCACCGGCGGCGCTGCCACGGCGCGCCATGTGGTGCGCAGCAGCGCTGAGAACTTCGCCAAGCTATCCCTGGAGCTGGGCGGCAAATCGCCGAACATCATCTTTGCCGACGCCGACCTCGACAGCGCGATCAACGGCGCGATCGCCGGGATCTATGCGGCCTCCGGCCAGAGCTGCGTGTCCGGTTCGCGGCTGCTGGTGCAGGACGAGATCTACGATGAGTTCGTCGAGCGCCTGGTCGAACGCGCCAAACGCATCCGCATCGGCAACCCCCAGGAAGACAGCAGCGAAATGGGGCCGATGGCCACCGCGCAGCAACTGGCGGTGGTCGAAGGCCTGGTCGCCGATGCCATCGCCGAAGGTGCGCACCTGCGCCTGGGCGGCAAGCGTCCAGAGAACCTGGGCGAAGGCTGGTTCTACGAGCCGACCCTGTTCGAATGCGACAGCAACTCGATGAAGATCATGCAGGAAGAAGTCTTCGGCCCAGTGGCCTCGGTCATTCGCTTCAAGGACGAAGCCGAAGCGTTGGCGATTGCCAACGACTCGCAGTTCGGTCTCGCCGCCGGCATCTGGACCCGCGACCTGGGCCGCGCCCATCGCCTGGCCCGGGACGTGCGCTCCGGGATCATCTGGGTCAACACCTACCGCGCCGTATCGGCCATGGCGCCGATCGGCGGGTTCAAGAACAGCGGCTATGGACGCGAAAGCGGCATCGATTCGGTGCTGGCCTACACCGAGCTCAAGACGGTGTGGATCAACCTTTCCCAGGCCCCCATGCCTGATCCGTTTGTGATGCGCTAGGAGATTTGCGAAATGATCGAACCCGGCATTTACAAAGACGTCATGAGCTCGTTCCCTTCCGGGGTCACGGTGGTCACCACCCTGGACCCGGACGGCGGCATCGTCGGCATTACCGCCAGTGCGTTCAGTGCGCTGTCGATCGATCCGGCACTGGTGCTGTTCTGCCCCAACTACGCCTCTGACACTTACCCGGTCCTGCGCGACAGCAAGCAGTTCGCGATTCACCTGCTGTCCGCCGACCAGACCGCCGAAGCCTATGCCTTTGCCAGTAAAGGCAAGGACAAGGCCAAGGCCATCGAGTGGCACCTCAGCGCCCTGGGCAACCCGTTGCTGGCCAAGGCAACGGCGATTATAGAGTGCGAACTGTGGCGTGAATACGACGGCGGCGACCACGCGATCATCGTCGGCGCGGTGAAGAACCTGATCCTGCCCGAGCAGCCGGTGACGCCGATGATCTACCACAAAGGCAAGCTGGGGCCGCTGCCCACACTGGCCTGATGGGTCTACACAAACCCCGCTGCTGTAGGAGCAAGCTTGCTCGCGAAGGCGGTATGTCAGTCAGCATCCATGTTGAATGGGCGACCGCTTTCGCTGGCAAGCCAGCTCCTACAAGGGATCTGCGGTGAGAGGACGAACATGAGTAATGACAAGTACGAAAAAGGCCTGAAAATCCGCACCCAGGTGCTGGGCGAGGCCTACGTGAAGCGCTCCATCGAGAACGCCGACGACTTCACCCGCCCGCTCCAGGAAATGGTCACCGAGTACTGCTGGGGCCACGTCTGGGGCCGTGAGGGTTTATCGCTTAAAGAACGCAGCATGATAAACTTGGCGATGATTTCGGCCCTCAACCGGCCGCACGAACTCAAGCTGCATGTACGCGGCGCCTTGCGTAACGGGCTGAGTCGTGAACAAATACGCGAAATTCTGCTTCAGGTCGGTATTTATTGCGGTGTCCCCGCAGCCGTGGACAGTTTCCGGCTCGCCCGTGAAGCCTTCGCCGAAGCCGATGCCGAGGCCTCAAGTTAACCCTTGGCTGTTGTGACCGAGCACCGATGATCCCCGGATCGCCGTGCTCTTTTTGCATGGACAGCCACATTCAGAGCGGACCCCATGAAACGCCTGCCACTCGACGACAGCTTCAAGGTCAATCGCAACCCCGTTACCCTGCGCGAAATCGTGCTGGATAAACTGCGAAGCGCCATCATGAACTTCCAGCTTCTGCCGGGAGACCGTCTGGTCGAGCGCGATCTGTGCGATCGCCTGGGCGTCAGCCGCACGTCCGTACGCGAAGCCTTGCGTCACCTGGAATCCGAGGGACTGGTGGAGTTCGCCGACGCCAAGGGCCCACGGGTCGCCATCATTACCCTGGCCGACGCCGTCGACATCTATGAGCTGCGTTGCGTGCTCGAAGGCCTGATCGTCCAGCTGTTCACCCTGCGCGCCAAGGCCAAGGACATCAAGGCCCTGGAAAGAGCCCTCGAGGAAAACCGCCAGGCCCTCAAGGAAGGCGAACTGCAGCAGGTCATCGATTCGGTGCAAGGCTTTTATGACGTGCTGCTCGAAGGCTCCGGCAACCATGTCGCGGCGTTGCAATTGCGTCAGTTGCAGGCGCGCATCAGCTACTTGCGCGCGACGTCGGTGTCCCAGGAGAACCGTCGCGGATCGAGCAATCAGGAGATGGAGCGCATGGTCGAGGCGATCAAGAGCGGAGATCCGCTGGCCGCCCACCAGGCGTGCGTCGACCACGTACGCGCCGCCGCTGCCGTGGCCCTGGAATACCTCCGGCGCAAGCAGGAAGAGACCGGGGCGATCCCCGAGATCACCCTGCCGATCGCGCTGAAAGAACCGCGCATAGGTCGCTGATCATGTTCAGCCCGAGCTTTTGTCCAAAGTGCGGCGGCAATGACCTCAAGTCTCAGCTGCCGCCGGGCGATACGCACGAGCGCCTGATGTGCCGCGGTTGCGGCTACATCCACTACATCAATCCGAAAATCATTGCCGGCTGCATCATCGAGCAGGACGGCAAGTATTTGCTGTGCCAGCGCGCCATCCCGCCGCGTCCCGGCACCTGGACCCTGCCGGCGGGTTTCATGGAAGGCGGCGAGACCACCGAACAGGCCGCGTTGCGCGAAGTCTGGGAAGAGAGCGGCGTGCGCGCGGAAATTCTCTCGCCCTACTCGATCTTCAGCGTGCCGACCATCAGCGAGGTGTACATCATCTTCCGCGCCATCGCGCTTGAGATCACTGGCCAGTACGGGCCGGAAACCCTCGACTACAAATTCTTCGCGCCCGAGGATATTCCCTGGGACAGCATCTACTACCCGGCGATCCGGCAGATCCTCGAGCGCTACATCGAGGAGCGGCAGGCCGGGGTGTATGGCATCTACATCGGCAACGACGATACCGGCAAGATTCACTTCATTCGCTGACGATTCCCGGTCGTACACCAGCGCCTACATTCGATCGCGGGGATTTTCGGGATTGAAGGCTGACGCATGACCTGTAGGAGCCGGCTTGCCGGCGAAGGCGTCCGTTCAGGCGATAAATGTGTCGACTGACCCACCGCCTTCGCTGGCAAGCCAGCGCCTACATTCGATCGCGGGGATTTTCGGGATTGAAGGCTGACGCATGACCTGTAGGAGCCGGCTTGCCGGCGAAGGCGTCCGTTCAGGCGATAAATGTGTCGACTGACCCACCGCCTTCGCTGGCAAGCCAGCGCCTACATTCGATCGCGGGGATTTTCGGGATTGAAGGCTGACGCATGACCTGTAGGAGCCGGCTTGCCGGCGAAGGCGTCCGTTCAGCCAATGAATGTGTTGATTCACCCATCGCCTTCGCCGGCAAGCCGGCTCCTACAGGGGCGGTGATCTATCAAATCGGCGCTACGCCCTCGACAATCACAATCTGCGCCCGAGCAACCCCCTCGCGGTGCCTTTTTGCCTCCTGATATTCCTCCGACCGGTAGCAAGCCAGCGCCTGTTCGTATGAATCAAACTCAATGACCACATTGCGCTGCGCCGCAGGCCCGCCTTCCAGCGCCTCGCACCGCCCGCCCCGGGCCAGCACTCGCCCGCCATACAAGGCAAACGTCGCCGGCGCGCGCTGGGTGTATTGGCTGTATTGGTCGGGATCGGTGACATCTACATGTGCAATCCAGTACGCCTTCATAGTGACCTCTCGGTTAATTTTGTATTATGGTATACCACAAAGTATTTCCATCAAACACTGAGAATCCGCACATGGCCTTCAACAGCATCGAAGAAATTATCGAAGACTACCGCCAAGGCAAAATGGTGCTGCTGGTCGACGACGAAGACCGGGAAAACGAAGGCGACCTGCTGCTGGCCGCCGACCGTTGCACCGCCGAGGCCATCAGCTTCATGGCCCGGGAAGCCCGCGGGCTGATCTGCCTGACCTTGACCGACGAGCACTGCCAGCGCCTCGGCCTCGAGCAGATGGTGCCGAGCAACGGCAGCGTGTTCAGCACCGCGTTCACCGTGTCCATCGAGGCCGCCGTCGGCGTGACCACCGGCATCTCCGCCGCCGACCGGACGCGTACCGTCGCCGCCGCCGTCGCCCCTGGGGCGGGTCCTGCCGATATCGTGCAGCCCGGCCACATCTTCCCCTTGCGCGCCAAGGAAGGCGGGGTGCTGACCCGTGCCGGGCATACCGAAGCCGGCTGTGACCTGGCCCGCCTGGCCGGTTTCACCCCGGCCTCGGTGATCGTCGAAGTGATGAACGATGACGGCACCATGGCCCGTCGCCCGGACCTGGAAGTGTTCGCCCGCCAGCACGGGATCAAGATCGGCACCATCGCCGACCTCATCCACTACCGCCTCAGCACCGAACACACCGTGGTGCGTATCGGTGAACGCGAATTGCCCACGGTGCATGGCACCTTTCGTCTGATCACCTTTGAGGATCGCATCGAAGGCGGTGTCCACATGGCAATGGTGATGGGTGAATTGCGCCGGGACGAGCCGACTCTGGTCCGCGTGCACGTGATCGACCCGTTGCGCGATCTGGTGGGCGCCGAATACAGCGGTCCGGCGAACTGGACGCTGTGGGCCGCACTCCAGCGCGTGGCCGAGGAAGGTCGCGGCGTCGTGGTGGTGCTGGCCAATCATGAGTCGTCGCAGGCGCTGCTGGAGCGGGTACCCCAGCTCACCCAGTCGCCGCGGCAATTCAGCCGTTCGCAATCGCGCATCTATTCTGAAGTAGGAACCGGCGCGCAGATTCTGCAGGACCTTGGCGTCGGCAAGCTGCGTCACCTCGGCCCGCCGTTGAAATATGCCGGCTTGACCGGGTACGACCTGGAGGTGGTGGAGAGCATTCCTTTCACCGGGTAACCCGCAACCCTCTGGCATGGCGCGACTCCCTGTGGGAGCGGGCTTGCCCGCGATGGTCGTTAACGATAACGCGTGTTGCCTGGTTAAACGCGGCGCTCTTGAGTCCATCGCGAGCAAGCTTGCTCCTACAGGGGATTGCGTTGACCGGATTGCTCTGGGCAAGGCATGGGAGCCATTAAAAAAACCGCTTTTGGCTGATAGCCGGTAAGGCAAAGTGCTTGCACAAAGCTTGGAATACCATAATATGATATTCCATAGACCGGACGACCTTACGGCCAGACGGACCTACTGCTCCCTATAGGCGGGCACTGAAAAGCCCCGCTCATAAACACAACAATGAGGGCGTGAAAATGGTGTTGAACAAACGTGCAACCGCAATCCTGTTTGCGGGACTGCTCAGCGTGACCAGCCAGGCGATATTGGCAGCTGAAAGCGTCAACTTCGTCAGCTGGGGCGGCAGCACCCAGGATGCGCAGAAGCAGGCCTGGGCCGACCCGTTCAGCAAGGCCACCGGTATCACCGTGGTCCAGGATGGCCCTACCGACTACGGCAAACTCAAGGCTATGGTCGAGAGCGGCAACGTGCAGTGGGACGTGGTCGACGTCGAAGCCGATTTCGCCCTGCGCGCCGCTGCCGAAGGCCTGCTCGAACCCCTCGATTTCTCGGTGATCCAGCGCGACAAGATCGACCCGCGGTTTGTCTCCGATCACGGCGTCGGTTCGTTCTTCTTCTCCTTCGTCCTCGGCTACAACGAAGGCAAGCTCGGTGCCAAAAAACCCCAGGACTGGTCCGCGCTGTTCGACACCAAGACCTACCCCGGCAAACGCGCCCTCTACAAATGGCCTAGCCCTGGCGTGCTCGAACTGGCGCTGCTGGCCGATGGCGTAGCCGCCGACAAGCTCTACCCGCTGGACCTGGATCGCGCCTTCAAGAAACTCGACACCATCAAGAAAGACATCGTCTGGTGGGGCGGCGGCGCGCAGTCGCAACAGTTGCTGGCCTCGGGTGAAGCGAGCATGGGCCAGTTCTGGAACGGCCGGATCCACGCCCTGCAGGAAGATGGCGCGCCGGTGGGCGTGAGCTGGAAGCAGAACCTGGTCATGGCCGACATCCTGGTCATTCCCAAGGGCAGCAAGAACAAAGCCGCGGCGATGAAGTTCCTGGCCAACGCCAGCAGTGCCAAGGGACAGGCCGACTTCTCCAACCTGACCGCCTATGCGCCGGTCAACGTCGACAGCGTGGCGCGCCTGGATTCGGTGCTGGCGCCTAACCTGCCGACTGCCTACGCCAAGGATCAGATCACTCTTGACTTCGCGTACTGGGCCAAAAACGGTCCGGCCATCGCGACACGGTGGAACGAATGGCTGGTCAAATGAAAATGACGGCATCCACGCCCCGTCAACCCACCCAGACCGGGAGCGCCATGGGCGCTGCCGGCCCGGCTTCCGGCAAGGCGGCTGCGATGAACCAATCCCCTTCCCTGGCACAGCGCTGGCGCGGCTCGGGCAACCTGATCCCCGCCCTGCTGTTCCTCGGCCTGTTCTTTCTCGCGCCGTTGATCGGCCTGCTGCTGCGAGGCGTGCTGGAACCGGTGCCGGGGCTAGGCAACTACGAACAATTGTTCGCCAACTCGGCCTATGCCCGGGTCTTGCTCAACACCTTCTCGGTGGCGGGCCTGGTGACGCTGTTCAGCCTGCTGCTCGGCTTTCCGCTGGCCTGGGCGATCACCCTGGTACCAAAAGGCTGGGGCCGCTGGATCCTCAACATCGTGCTGCTGTCGATGTGGACCAGCCTCCTCGCCCGGACCTACTCCTGGCTGGTGCTGTTGCAGGCGTCCGGCGTCATCAACAAGGCGCTGATGGCGATGGGCATCATCGATCAGCCGCTGGAGATGGTGCATAACCTGACCGGCGTGGTGATCGGCATGAGCTACATCATGATCCCGTTCATCGTCCTGCCGCTGCAGGCGACCATGCAGGCCATCGACCCGATGATCCTGCAGGCCGGTTCGATCTGCGGTGCCAGCCCCTGGACCAACTTCTTCCGGGTGTTCCTGCCGCTGTGCCGGCCGGGGCTGTTCTCCGGCGGCCTGATGGTGTTCGTGATGTCCCTCGGGTACTACGTCACCCCGGCGCTGCTGGGCGGTGCGCAGAACATGATGCTGCCCGAGTTCATCATCC carries:
- a CDS encoding NUDIX hydrolase; this translates as MFSPSFCPKCGGNDLKSQLPPGDTHERLMCRGCGYIHYINPKIIAGCIIEQDGKYLLCQRAIPPRPGTWTLPAGFMEGGETTEQAALREVWEESGVRAEILSPYSIFSVPTISEVYIIFRAIALEITGQYGPETLDYKFFAPEDIPWDSIYYPAIRQILERYIEERQAGVYGIYIGNDDTGKIHFIR
- a CDS encoding ABC transporter substrate-binding protein, which encodes MVLNKRATAILFAGLLSVTSQAILAAESVNFVSWGGSTQDAQKQAWADPFSKATGITVVQDGPTDYGKLKAMVESGNVQWDVVDVEADFALRAAAEGLLEPLDFSVIQRDKIDPRFVSDHGVGSFFFSFVLGYNEGKLGAKKPQDWSALFDTKTYPGKRALYKWPSPGVLELALLADGVAADKLYPLDLDRAFKKLDTIKKDIVWWGGGAQSQQLLASGEASMGQFWNGRIHALQEDGAPVGVSWKQNLVMADILVIPKGSKNKAAAMKFLANASSAKGQADFSNLTAYAPVNVDSVARLDSVLAPNLPTAYAKDQITLDFAYWAKNGPAIATRWNEWLVK
- a CDS encoding GntR family transcriptional regulator, translated to MKRLPLDDSFKVNRNPVTLREIVLDKLRSAIMNFQLLPGDRLVERDLCDRLGVSRTSVREALRHLESEGLVEFADAKGPRVAIITLADAVDIYELRCVLEGLIVQLFTLRAKAKDIKALERALEENRQALKEGELQQVIDSVQGFYDVLLEGSGNHVAALQLRQLQARISYLRATSVSQENRRGSSNQEMERMVEAIKSGDPLAAHQACVDHVRAAAAVALEYLRRKQEETGAIPEITLPIALKEPRIGR
- the ribBA gene encoding bifunctional 3,4-dihydroxy-2-butanone-4-phosphate synthase/GTP cyclohydrolase II codes for the protein MAFNSIEEIIEDYRQGKMVLLVDDEDRENEGDLLLAADRCTAEAISFMAREARGLICLTLTDEHCQRLGLEQMVPSNGSVFSTAFTVSIEAAVGVTTGISAADRTRTVAAAVAPGAGPADIVQPGHIFPLRAKEGGVLTRAGHTEAGCDLARLAGFTPASVIVEVMNDDGTMARRPDLEVFARQHGIKIGTIADLIHYRLSTEHTVVRIGERELPTVHGTFRLITFEDRIEGGVHMAMVMGELRRDEPTLVRVHVIDPLRDLVGAEYSGPANWTLWAALQRVAEEGRGVVVVLANHESSQALLERVPQLTQSPRQFSRSQSRIYSEVGTGAQILQDLGVGKLRHLGPPLKYAGLTGYDLEVVESIPFTG
- a CDS encoding aldehyde dehydrogenase → MTLASFQMCIGGEWVDALSGKTFESLNPALAEPWAQLPDADETDVERAVQAAQTAFDSPAWRGLTATARGKLLRRLGDLIAENKEQLAQLESRDNGKLIRETRGQVGYLPEFFHYTAGLADKLEGGTLPLDKPDLFAYTVHEAMGVVAAIIPWNSPLYLTAIKLAPALAAGNTIVIKPSEHASATILELARLALEAGIPPGVVNVVTGYGPSTGAALTRHPLVRKIAFTGGAATARHVVRSSAENFAKLSLELGGKSPNIIFADADLDSAINGAIAGIYAASGQSCVSGSRLLVQDEIYDEFVERLVERAKRIRIGNPQEDSSEMGPMATAQQLAVVEGLVADAIAEGAHLRLGGKRPENLGEGWFYEPTLFECDSNSMKIMQEEVFGPVASVIRFKDEAEALAIANDSQFGLAAGIWTRDLGRAHRLARDVRSGIIWVNTYRAVSAMAPIGGFKNSGYGRESGIDSVLAYTELKTVWINLSQAPMPDPFVMR
- a CDS encoding carboxymuconolactone decarboxylase family protein, with amino-acid sequence MSNDKYEKGLKIRTQVLGEAYVKRSIENADDFTRPLQEMVTEYCWGHVWGREGLSLKERSMINLAMISALNRPHELKLHVRGALRNGLSREQIREILLQVGIYCGVPAAVDSFRLAREAFAEADAEASS
- a CDS encoding DUF1330 domain-containing protein, with the protein product MKAYWIAHVDVTDPDQYSQYTQRAPATFALYGGRVLARGGRCEALEGGPAAQRNVVIEFDSYEQALACYRSEEYQEAKRHREGVARAQIVIVEGVAPI
- a CDS encoding alpha/beta fold hydrolase — translated: MIRLTAERTPAGTSYLATGQGQPVVLIHGVGLNKEMWGGQVVGLATKYRVIAYDMLGHGASPRPASGTPLLGYADQLLELLDHLQLPQATVIGFSMGGLVARAFALHYPQRLQRLVVLNSVFNRSPEQRAGVIARTAQAAEHGPDANAEAALSRWFSREYQAANPAQIAALRQTLADNDPQGYLTTYELFATQDMYRAEDLASIQVPTLVATGELDPGSTPEMARQLADRIPGATVAVLAEQRHMMPVESPRLVNQLLLEFIDNAHARQNQIKGIVA
- a CDS encoding ABC transporter permease; this translates as MKMTASTPRQPTQTGSAMGAAGPASGKAAAMNQSPSLAQRWRGSGNLIPALLFLGLFFLAPLIGLLLRGVLEPVPGLGNYEQLFANSAYARVLLNTFSVAGLVTLFSLLLGFPLAWAITLVPKGWGRWILNIVLLSMWTSLLARTYSWLVLLQASGVINKALMAMGIIDQPLEMVHNLTGVVIGMSYIMIPFIVLPLQATMQAIDPMILQAGSICGASPWTNFFRVFLPLCRPGLFSGGLMVFVMSLGYYVTPALLGGAQNMMLPEFIIQQVQSFLNWGLASAGAALLIVITLVLFYFYLKLQPESPVGASNAR
- a CDS encoding flavin reductase family protein; protein product: MIEPGIYKDVMSSFPSGVTVVTTLDPDGGIVGITASAFSALSIDPALVLFCPNYASDTYPVLRDSKQFAIHLLSADQTAEAYAFASKGKDKAKAIEWHLSALGNPLLAKATAIIECELWREYDGGDHAIIVGAVKNLILPEQPVTPMIYHKGKLGPLPTLA